A region of the Terriglobales bacterium genome:
ATGAACAGGAACCTAGCTGACGGCTTTTTTATGGAACTGGCGAAGACCGACTACAAACAACAGAACATCGAATGCCGCCAAGGCCACCAGAATCAACGGAACCGGCAGGTGCGAGGACTGGGGCACCAGCGTTGCCCGCAATCCTTCGCTGGCATAGGTGAGCGGGTTGAGGAGAACACCTTTCTGCAGGATGGGAAATTTGTCGAGCGCGCTCCAGGGATAGTAGGTGCAGCCAAAAAACATCATCGGGGTCAAGACCAGGCTGAACATCAGGCCGATGTGCTGCTGGTCCACGCTGCAACCCAGCGCAAGGCCTCCGCAGGCTGAGAACCCAGCAACCAGCACCGTAATGCAGACAAAGAGCAGTGGATTGGCAAGATGCAACTCCAATCCGGGCCGAAGAATAATCCATGCCAGCGGAATCACGACTAAGCCGGCGACCACAGCCTGGACGAGACCGGCCACCACCTTTTCCACTGCAACCCAGGAGATCGCGATGGGGGCCAGAAGGCGATCTTCAATTTCGCGGGTGAACTGGAATTCTGCGATCAGGGGCATGGCGACGGCCCAGATTCCCGTGAATACCATGCTGATGGCCATGATGCCGGGAAGCAGCAGGCTCTTGTAAGCAGCCGGAAGATAACCGCTGCCCACCATGACGCGCCCGAAAATAAAAACGAACAGCAGCGGTTGCAGAAAAGTCTGGAACAACAGAGGAACCAGATTGCGCCGGGCCACGTGTACATCGCGGGCCAACAGCGCCAGGAAGGTTTTACCATTCATTCGCGCAAGCTCCTGCCGGTGTGATGGAGAAACAGGTTTTCAAGGCTGGGTTCGGAAATATGTACATCAGACAGTTCCACGCCAAAAGCCGCCGCGGCGTTCACAATC
Encoded here:
- a CDS encoding ABC transporter permease, whose amino-acid sequence is MNGKTFLALLARDVHVARRNLVPLLFQTFLQPLLFVFIFGRVMVGSGYLPAAYKSLLLPGIMAISMVFTGIWAVAMPLIAEFQFTREIEDRLLAPIAISWVAVEKVVAGLVQAVVAGLVVIPLAWIILRPGLELHLANPLLFVCITVLVAGFSACGGLALGCSVDQQHIGLMFSLVLTPMMFFGCTYYPWSALDKFPILQKGVLLNPLTYASEGLRATLVPQSSHLPVPLILVALAAFDVLLFVVGLRQFHKKAVS